In Nakamurella alba, a single genomic region encodes these proteins:
- a CDS encoding ABC transporter ATP-binding protein: MSAPVLAPPAISIRGLRKSFADHQVLRGVDLDVAPGSITALLGSNGAGKTTVVRILATLLRADAGSAEVLGHDVTTAAGQVRESISLTGQFTAVDDILSGRENLVLMAKLRHLPDPGAVADDLLSRFSLTEAGGRKVSTFSGGMRRRLDIAMSLVGDPAVIFLDEPTTGLDPAARIEVWSTIEDLAGRGTTVLLTTQYLQEAEQLADRIAILHEGSILVEGTLAELRALLPPATVTYVEKQPSLEEIFFALTGRPAGHGKGES, encoded by the coding sequence ATGAGTGCTCCGGTCCTCGCGCCACCGGCGATCAGCATCCGCGGGCTGCGGAAGTCCTTCGCCGACCACCAGGTGCTGCGCGGCGTCGACCTCGACGTGGCACCGGGCAGCATCACCGCCCTGCTCGGCTCCAACGGCGCCGGCAAGACCACGGTGGTGCGCATCCTCGCCACCCTGCTGCGCGCGGACGCCGGGTCCGCGGAGGTGCTCGGCCATGATGTGACCACTGCTGCCGGGCAGGTCCGGGAGTCGATCAGCCTGACCGGGCAGTTCACCGCGGTGGACGACATCCTCAGCGGTCGCGAGAATCTCGTGCTGATGGCGAAGCTCCGGCACCTGCCGGACCCCGGTGCGGTGGCCGACGACCTGCTGTCCAGGTTCTCGCTCACCGAGGCCGGTGGCCGGAAGGTGTCCACCTTCTCCGGTGGCATGCGCCGCCGCCTGGACATCGCCATGAGCCTGGTCGGCGACCCGGCGGTGATCTTCCTGGACGAGCCGACGACCGGGCTGGATCCCGCCGCTCGGATCGAGGTCTGGTCCACGATCGAGGATCTCGCCGGCCGAGGCACCACGGTGCTGCTGACCACGCAGTACCTTCAGGAGGCCGAGCAGCTCGCCGACCGGATCGCGATCCTGCACGAGGGCAGCATCCTGGTGGAGGGCACGCTCGCCGAACTGCGCGCGCTGTTGCCGCCGGCCACCGTCACCTACGTCGAGAAACAGCCCTCGCTGGAGGAGATCTTCTTCGCGCTCACCGGGCGCCCTGCCGGGCACGGGAAGGGAGAGTCATGA
- a CDS encoding DUF1048 domain-containing protein, with the protein MMSISGMFQEKKRYRQYKARMQELPPGYRETVGALERYLMVTGPGDGANLLAMLEDLADLFEQSVADGTPIAGIVGEDVVEFAEAFQRNYPRGQWITKERKKLADAVREAQKSGGAP; encoded by the coding sequence ATGATGTCGATCTCGGGCATGTTCCAGGAGAAGAAGCGCTACCGGCAGTACAAGGCCCGGATGCAGGAACTCCCGCCCGGCTACCGGGAGACCGTCGGGGCGCTGGAGCGCTATCTGATGGTCACCGGTCCCGGTGACGGCGCGAACCTGTTGGCGATGCTGGAGGACCTGGCCGATCTGTTCGAGCAGAGCGTCGCCGACGGCACACCGATCGCCGGCATCGTCGGCGAGGACGTGGTGGAGTTCGCCGAGGCGTTCCAGCGGAACTACCCGCGCGGGCAGTGGATCACCAAGGAACGCAAGAAGCTCGCCGACGCGGTGCGGGAGGCACAGAAGTCCGGTGGTGCGCCATGA
- a CDS encoding PadR family transcriptional regulator, with amino-acid sequence MGKQMTEMLKGTLEGIVLAILALRPAYGYEITAWLRDQGFTDIAEGTIYALLVRVEQKGLVDVEKVPSEKGPPRKVYSLNARGREQLEEFRRTWSFLSERLDQLHREGV; translated from the coding sequence GTGGGCAAACAGATGACGGAGATGCTCAAGGGCACGTTGGAGGGCATCGTGCTGGCGATCCTGGCGCTGCGCCCGGCCTACGGGTACGAGATCACCGCGTGGCTGCGGGACCAGGGATTCACCGACATCGCCGAGGGCACGATCTACGCCCTGCTGGTGCGGGTGGAGCAGAAGGGCCTGGTGGACGTGGAGAAGGTGCCGTCGGAGAAAGGCCCGCCGCGGAAGGTCTACTCGCTGAACGCCCGCGGTCGTGAACAACTCGAAGAGTTCCGCAGGACCTGGAGCTTCCTGTCGGAACGTCTGGACCAGCTCCACCGAGAAGGAGTGTGA